The DNA segment AAGGCCTCCTCTCCCCCAAACCCTATCCATCTGAGCCCATCTCTTGGCTCCACTCTGGAGACTGAGTCCCGCTAGTTTGAAGCTCTGGAGGAAGCtgatggggaagagggaaggggtcCTGGAGCTGTAGTATCCAACAGttcattcttttttgttattttttcatgACAGAATTTTTGCGTAACCCTGGCTGTActcaaacttgctctgtagaccaagccaacctcaaactcagaggtccacttgcctcctaaatgctgagatcaaagaaaggcgtgtgccaccactgcccagctcaatAGTTCATCCTAACGCAAACTTAAAGACAGACTAGCTCAGCCTAACTTTGTATTCATTCTGGAAAGGCCACCTGGGCTCAGCAAGTATAAACAATTAGGACCACAAGGCTGGCAATGGCTGAACCCAGCATCTGACTGGAGCCCatgtctccttttcctctcaGTGAGGACAGTCAGAAGCCTAAGGAACAATCAAATCAGGCCAAAGCTTGATGGCTCCAGGGGCAAAACACTTTGGGGCCAAGTAGACCTCCACCACCTGGCTGTCACCTACAGGAGTTTCTGGATCTGCAGATGGGGGGAGTGGTTCCACAGCTCAGTGCCCAGTGCTTTTGTCTAGTCCTTGGACAGTACAGTGCATCTCTGAAGAGACAGGCTGGGTGATGGTACTGCTCTTAATTGCAGGGGTGCCAAGGGAACTGGTGAGCTAGCTGAGGCCTCTCCTGGGTCCTGAATTCCCAGTTGAGAGGGATGTGAATATTGCCCTCCAACCACCCTAAGAGAGTCCTCAGCTTTCTGCCCAGGGGCCAATACGAGACCTCAGCTCACTGACACAGGCAGTGGGCGTGTGACTGATGTGGGGAAGCATATTCCTGACTTGTCTCCCAAACCTCCACTGCTCCCAGACTGGAGTCAGGAAAGGACCTAAGTCAGCCTTGCCACCGGCTCTCGGGGTCACCTGGGAAAATCCTCCCTCCTCGGGCCTCAGTTTCCAGAGGTCTGGAGGGCATTTGGGGAACAGGGTGTTGAGGCAAGCTCATCatctgttctcttctctctccctgggCAAGAACTGAATGCACTACAAGAAGAACTTGGCCCATTCGGCCTGGTCATTCTGGGCTTCCCTTGCAACCAATTTGGCAAACAGGAGCCAGGCGAGAACTCGGAGATCCTGCCTAGTCTCAAGTGAGTTCTCCAGGCTGGAGATGGTGGTCTCTTTGGGGCAGAGGCTCAGGGCCTGTAGATATTGGTTGACTGTCTCCATGTCAGCCACTCACTCTGCTCCCCAATCCCCACCCCAGTTTGGGGTTTAATGGAatgaggggaggggataggaaacAGGAGGCTAAGGGTAACTGGGTGGCACATGTAGGGTAGAGAGGCATGTGGGGTGGGTACAGAGAAGGGGCTCAGATGGCAAATACACACTGGGCCTATGTATGTCCACGCAAGTCATGAGCTTGATAAGAGACTCCTAGACTCCTCCCCCTCAGTCCCGCCATCTTAGTTCTGAGCTAGTGTGGTTCCTCTAGACTCACTCAAGTACATTCCTCCCAGGTACGTTCGACCGGGTGGGGGCTTTGTGCCTAATTTCCAGCTCTTTGAGAAAGGAGACGTGAACGGGGAGAAAGAGCAGAAGTTCTACACTTTCCTGAAGGTGAGAGTGGGTAATCTGGAGGAAGCTCCCCCTATCTGCTCGGCCCAGAGCCCTGGCATTGGTCTAGTGGTCCCGTGAGAGGGCTTGGCAGACCCATGGTCCCAGCAACCTActggagagagaagacagggccCACAGGGCATCTCAGGGGCCTACAACTTCCAGTTACCATACAGGTGAACAGTCCAGTGTTCTTGTTCCCAAACTGGGGCCCTTCCCTCAGTGCCAGACAGTTTTCTccttggaagggaagggaggggaggttaGAGGAGCCTCAAGTTAAGACTGATGCCCCCTCACCCCTGCTCCAGAACTCCTGCCCTCCCACTGCGGAACTCCTGGGCTCACCTGGCCGCCTCTTTTGGGAACCCATGAAGATCCATGACATCCGCTGGAACTTTGAGAAGTTCCTGGTGGGGCCAGATGGCATACCAATTATGCGCTGGTACCACCGGACCACAGTCAGCAACGTCAAGATGGACATCCTGTCCTATATGAGGCGGCAGGCAGCCCTGGGGGCCAGAGGGAAGTAACTGatgccctaccccaccccaccccatcccctgccCATCATGCAAGGGCTGGGGAGGGGCTCTTCAGGAAGGAAGCAAAAAACGGAATCATTCTACACATACATCCCAGATTCCCTTCCTTATTACATAAAAGACAAGCTTGGCACAACTGTGTGCCTGTACCACTGTGCACACGTGGCAACTGTCCCACTGTGTGCCATGCACTGCCTGCCTGGAACCCAGGGACAGACCATCTGTGCTCACGGTTTGGTACAACACCTTCACACTTTCTCCAGCTTCCCGTTCCAAATGAGCCCAAAGCAAACACAAGTTCTAAGTCCAATGGTCCTGCTCAAACCTGAACATCATTCTTGGGGCCAGCATCTCCCATATGCCCACATGACACATCCGGGCTCACTATGCCACCAGCCTCCTTCATCCCTCCTGAAGGACCCTCCTAAGTCTCCAACCCCATCCCACAGTGCTCCTGAGAAGAGCCGAGACAATGGTGAGCACGATGGCCATGTGCTCCAAGTCAGGGGTGGTGTCTCCATGAAGGAGGGGCCCGAAGCCCTTGTGGGCGGGCCTCCCCTGAGCCCGTCTGTGGTGCCAGCCCTTAGTGCATTCAGGCTTAGGCTCCCAGGCAGGGACACCATCCCCCTCTCTGGAGGACATGCCTTCTTCTCACTCTGTCCACTGGCATCTCTCGCACCCCATCTGCCCAATAAACGTCTTTCTGCAGCAGTTCTGCCTACTTGAAATTTTCTCAATGGTGGGAGGTGGAGATTGGAGATGGAGACAAGGGAGGGTaaaggaagagacagacacagggcgTGCTTTGGGGCCCACACTGCAGCCTTTGCCCAGCTACTGAGTCTGTGACCCAGTTCCCATCAGCGTGTCCTCACCCACCTTCCCCAGGGCATTGAGGGCTGAGAGGGTGTCGTTTCTACCCCCAGTCCTTTGCCTAGGATCTTCCCACCACAACTGGGTTCCCCTAACACGCTAGCAGCATTCTCAGGGCTATGCGGGAAAGGGGTGCTGAAGTAGGACCAGAACCATGACCACAAGGGCATAAAAAAATCACGTCACAAAATGTAGATCCTCAAGTTGGATTTATGTCCAAGATTTGTGCAAACAGCTGCCTAGTAACAGCAGCTACCTTAATACAGACCTCTGGCACCATAGACATAACTGTGGGGGCTGAGGTCATCTTCAGTCTGGGGCCCTTTAGCAGACCTGGCTGGTGTGGCCTTCATTCCAGATCATGGTGGCTCTCAGGAGGCCGACACAGGTGCAGTGGAGAGCATGACAGCATCAGGCCATCCCGTTGTTCTCTTCTGCTCTAGAGACAAAGCCCTCTTCCCTAACTCCTCACAGAGGGGTAAGGAGCAGGGGGTGCAGGGCAGGTCCTGCTACTGAGCTTGAAGCAAAAACAGCACATGCACACGAACTGGGTGTGGTCTCTGGAGAGCCTGGAACCAAGTCTTTGAGGTTCTGAGAGGAAGGGGTCTTGTTGCACCCCACTCTTAGGATGGAAGCCAGTGGCCTCGGCAACAGATGGCAGGTCAAAGCCAGGTGAGGCCTCCTGGTCTTGGCAAGAGGCAGGGTGTTGAGTTTCTCCTGGCTGCATCCAGAAGAACCTGGTGGAGGCCTCACGGGTAGATTCTTCCTAGTCTTGTAAACAGCTAGAGCTTGGCTGGGGATGTGGCCATCTGCCCCTCCCAGCCTCTGTTCTGCCAAGGCTTGGGTCACACTGAACATGCACATGGCCTTTACACTTTTGGCAATCTGAGGTCAGCTGGCTCTGAAAGATGAAGGCAGAACCAAGTGACCCGCTGCAGTCTCACTGGGGCCCGTCACAGTCATTGTCTGCAGACTCTAGATAAACAAAAGTTTTGAAGCTTCACGATCATGTGGTCTGGTcagtctcagtctcccagggATGCTAATTCAGGCCTCCCCACCAGTGTATCCACAGCTAGTCATTGTATGCTACTGAGTACCAGACTGTGTGTCTAGGACACTCATCATGCAACCTGGACCAGCCCTGAGGAGGAGGTCATTTGTTACCCACTGTGACAGAGGAGGAAGCTAGGACAAAGAGGTACAAAAACCCATCCCCAGTTCCAGATTTATAATGTTCTGGagctgagatctgaactcagtCTGTCAGTCTCCAAATCCCAAAATTAAGTACTGGGAAAGGGGTCAGGCCTGTCTAgcaagccatcctctgccactCACTAAGACAGCCCCAAAGGTCTTCAGAGACCCTCTGGGGAAACGTCCTCTGTTGTACCTACTCATCCACTTCTCAAGATGGTATTTCCAGAGTCCTGCAGGCTTCCTGCAGGGAGTAAGGACTCAAGCCTCTGACAAGCTTGTAGCTCCAGACTCTGTGGCCAGACGGAGGGAGTTTCCTGAAGTTCCAATCTGGCCTTGCTATTGTGTTTTCAAACATCTAAGGAATCTACACTACTTGCATCTTAAATGTTTTGTTCtgagcagggtttctctgtgtagccctgactgtcctggaactcactctgtagaccaggctgggttcaaacttagagatctgcctgtctctgcctcctgagcactgggattaaaagcatgcaccaccaccaacTACAGGGCTTTGAATGTTTTCCAAGGGAGACATTTAAGAGCGTAGTGACCAGCTAGCTCACAGGGCTCCCACACTAAAACAGTTAAGTGGTCAGGTCCTAAGGGTAAACCAAAGTCACTGGCAAGTACAGTACCCTTGAAGGGGATGCTTCCTTGTTTCCTGGAGAACAGACCTACTCTACTACATACCCTACTATGAGAGGCAGTACCACCAAAGGGCCAAGTGATCATGGGCTAAAACCTTGGAAGTTCTGAGTCAATGCTGTCAGGTAAAAGTCCTCTCTCCCAGGGGAACCCACGCTCACCTGGCTCTGCAGGCCTGTCTGGGGGCGGGTCCATCACTTGAGAGTTCTGATTCCGAATTCCTGCACAGGGTGGACGCCAGGTGTACTCTGGCTGCAATAAGATGGGTGTTTTAAGAATCCACaactgagccaggcatggtgtcacACGCCTTTGGTCCCagaactctggaagcagaggcaggcagatttccgATTTGGTCAGCCCGATCTActaagtgagttccaggtcagtcagagctGTATAGaaaaactgtctcagaaaacaaacaaacaaactaaaggaaaaagaaagaatccacagcCACGTTCCAAAGCCACAGCCAGAATAGAACTAAATGCACAGAAGCAAAGTGCCAAACCCTAAGGGCTGTATCTCATTCAGTTAAGCAAAGTGGCCAAGTGTAGCCTCCCAGTCTATGCCTACCtccctcttttgttttctgaggtgGAGTCTCCATCTACAGCTCAAACTTGTAGGCAATCATCTTCTCTCAGCTGGGCTGAGACTACAGGCATAAGCCACCGTATCCTAATCTACACACGGCATCCACACCCATGTTTGAACGTGTGTGTAGGGGAGAAGGTCTAAGAGACAGGAGGCGCCCATACCCACTGAGGGAAGAGCTGGGCACATCTGAAGTGGGGCTGTTAGAGAGACTGCAGAAGGGCAGGGGACAATAGCTCTCGGGAGTGAGGGAAAAAtatagggaaaggagaggagccaaataagaagagaaagaaacgagagaaagcaggaagaacagagagagaggagagaaagcaggaagaacagagagagaggagagaaagaaggcagaggaaggggggGGGAAGCATGGTGAAGGTCAGAGCTGACACAGCAGACCACGGTACCCAGCTGGACACCGTCCTTCCTACTCTGCACTCCTACCAGGTCTCCCTTTGACACCTGTGGTACTGAGCAGCTAGGGACTGCAAAGTCTTGACCCCAAGGAGAGCAACCCAGGGCCAGGCCTATATCCCTGCCCACAAccaccctgtctcagaaaccacCAGACAGCAGTTTGTTACCCACTCTCTAGTCAGAATCTGAAGAAAGGAGGACACAGGACTCACCAGATGGAAGAGACGAGAGTTGGGGTGTGGGGGCGGGTGCTCCATGGGCACAGGGGGTGGAGGGTATCGGATCTGGGACCAGTCCTTGTATGCATGGTGAGGTACCATGGCTGGCATGGGTGGGTAGGCATAGGGATAGGCGCCACAAAGGTGCTCAGGGTGGGGTTCCACATGGTAGCGCTCTCCTGAGGCCTGCAAGAAAAACTCATATCTGCCTCTGGTCTGCCAACCCCCAGTGGTACCCACCTCGTTGCCCTGTAGCCGGAACCTTAGCTCTCAGAAGGCAAGGTGGGCTGGGACACAGGCAGAGGCCTGGGGACCCTGGTCATAGATGACTCCTCTGTTGGCACTCATGccagcgcgcgcgcgcacacacacacacacacacacacacacacgcgcgcccCTGAAGGTGGTCGGGGTGCATGCCGCCCACCCCTCCAGCTGCTTACCTTTGCCTTCCTCTTCTGTTGTTTGAGGGCTTCCTtggccttctcctcctctttgagTGTTCTGagctagaagaggaaggagaggcctCACCATTGatgaaaaaccaaagcaaactctGACAGATGGCTGAGGCCCAGGGCACCACTCAAGCTTGGGAAGTCGCAGGAAGGGGACTGAGGGGCACAGCAGAAGCTGTGCTGTTATCTCTGGGGGCCCCTGCTCTTCCTGGATGGCCTGAACACAGGTCAGGAGGGCTGATACGTGCCTTCTCGCTAATACCTTTGCATTCTACTCTTATTAATTTTACTCCCCAAGCTTATCTACTATAGAATACAGCGACACTCAACTTCGCATCAACACTGATGGTGAGTCAGAGCCGGAACACCTTAGCTAGACCTCAACCTTATACAGAGTTCATAGGACAAGGCACTGGCAGAGGTCAAAAGAGAGCTGGGGCAGTAGAGCTGGACGTGGTCCAGCAAATTCCCAGGACCCTCTAGCCCACAAGGCCAGGACAGGGCTCTACCTGGGCAGTGGTCAGGGTGACCTGGGCCTGCAGCTTCTCCACCTGCTTCTTCAGCTCCTCCTTCTCTTCGTTCATGCGCTCACGGTCACTCCGTTCCCTCTGGAAGTCCTCTTCAAAGATCTTTAcctggaggagatggggagatgagGGATGTGGTAGTCTGCTAGACTTCACGCTTAGGCCCTGAATCCATGTTTTGCACTGGGCTGTGGGGGAAATCCAACTTTACCAGAATAATTCCGTTTTCTTTTATCTCATACTCTAGACTTCGAGAAAAGATTTCATGTGAACAAAGGAATTATTGGCTTAcaatgaaaaagtaaaaacatgggctggagagattgcttagAAGTCAAGAACACtgcctgcccttccagaggttctgcgttcaattcccagcaaccacttgatggctcacaaccatctgtaatgggacctgatgctctcttctggctggcaggcatacatgcaggcagaatgccgtttacataataataatgttttaaaagtcCATAGAGAACAGAGAGCAGCGCTAACACACGGAAGGCCAGTGGCTCCCGGGGACACACCAGTTCTTGGGGCCTCACCTGCTGTTTCAATAGCTCATTCTGCGTCACCAGTTCCTGCTTCCTCAGATGGCCCCCGACCCCTTCTGGGCTCCCAAAAGCTGCAGGTGGGGATGAGGGAGAGGCCTGGATGCTGAGGGCCTCCTCCAGGGCCTGGAGTcaggaaagaagagacaggaTCATCAGCAGGAATCCCTGGAAGTCAGACCCATCTGAAGAGCCCTCCGAGAGAGCCTTTCTGACGACAGTGTAACCCCAGCAGCAGTGGTCCTTAACCAGCCTTACTCATTACCGCACTGAATGGGCCACTGCATTGAAGTCTCTTCATCCTCCCACAGGATAGAGGCTAAAACCTCATGCCCATTTTACCCACTTGAAAATTGAGGACCAGAGACCCACTGTGACTCAGTGTCctggcttgtttatttgtttttgttttgtcaactggacacaagccagaatcatttgagaagaggaacctcatcagttgagaaaatgccccaacCAAACTGGCCAATAGGCAAGCCTTTGGGGCATTTTCTTGCTTAGTGACTGGTGTGGGAAGGCTTGTCTCACTagatgccccccaccccctgctggtAGTCCTGgagtgtgtaagaaagcaggctgagacaGCTGTGAGAGCAAGTCTCTAAGCAGTATTACTCCATGGCTCCTTggcaggttcctgccctgactgcccTCAGTGATGGGCTGGGACCTGAAGtcataaactgaaataaaccctctcctccccaagttgcttttggtcacggtaatttaccacagcaacaaaaaTGCCATGGAGATGGGGAGATCACTCAGCTAATGAGTGAACACAAGGATTCCAACTGTGTTCTTAACCTGCAGACTAGCCTGAGATCTTCATGTACAAAGACCTCTTGACAGGCCCGGCTCAGTTCCTCATACCTGAGACCTAGAAAGAAGCCCAGCTTTCTGAGAGAAGCTGCATTCTCTGACAGCTTCTGCTGTGCCCCTCAGTCCCCATCTTGTCTCTCGTCACATGAACCCGAACTGCAATTCCCACTTAGTTTACTTTATCAACCAACCCTGCCTATCAGCCAGACAGcgctgggagtggggtggggaggaactgggtagtagtggtgcccacctttaatcccaacactaagGATGCAgaagcagcctggtctacaaggagttccaggccagccagggctacacagaaaagccctctcaaaaacaaacaaacaaaaccaaaccaaaacctaaaaaaacaaaaagagacccagctaagcaaacaaaacaaaaaagaaagacaaagtgtCCTCTTGTTACTTTCTTTGTCTACAAAATGCTCCCACCTTCTGAGATTCCCTTCAGTGGTTTCCACCAACCCTGGTCACATGATACTTTACAGCTCTGACTCTGACCATCTCAGAGATGGTCATTCATCACCACCTGGACTTTAGCCCCTAGACACTAGGGACTCTTAGTGATAGGTCTCT comes from the Rattus norvegicus strain BN/NHsdMcwi chromosome 10, GRCr8, whole genome shotgun sequence genome and includes:
- the Gpx3 gene encoding glutathione peroxidase 3 precursor (UGA stop codon recoded as selenocysteine) translates to MARILRASCLLSLLLAGFVPPGRGQEKSKTDCHGGMSGTIYEYGALTIDGEEYIPFKQYAGKYILFVNVASYUGLTDQYLELNALQEELGPFGLVILGFPCNQFGKQEPGENSEILPSLKYVRPGGGFVPNFQLFEKGDVNGEKEQKFYTFLKNSCPPTAELLGSPGRLFWEPMKIHDIRWNFEKFLVGPDGIPIMRWYHRTTVSNVKMDILSYMRRQAALGARGK